In Amycolatopsis sp. EV170708-02-1, the following are encoded in one genomic region:
- a CDS encoding ABC transporter ATP-binding protein — MTVLEITGLSAHAGETVLLDDVSLTLEPGRVLVVLGASGAGKTTLGLAATGRARPGITLSGSVRLAGSPLLDRTATELRRATAGVAGHLPQQPSAVLDPVRRCGPVLAELAALHHHGRAARLAAARTALAEAGLESELWRRFPHQLSGGQQQRMALATTLVTRPRLLVLDEPTSGLDAANRTVLTARLAELSRSGTALLILTHDLTLARALDGDVAELRDHRLHPCEAVPGPVRLDEPAPPSPASPVLVVRGLTVRAGRTALVEDVDLELAAGSRTLITGVSGAGKTTLARAVAGLTPPTAGTIEVDGVRLPRLARRRDRAQLRAVQYVHQDSRASFDEFREVLDQVADTARLLRGLDREEARLEATEILGSLGVDPDGRRPGSLSGGQLQRCAVARALLARPRVLVCDETTSALDAANRDRLWDFVTATALRHGIALLMISHDTAAAPFADGTFTMSGGRLRRGGRA; from the coding sequence GTGACCGTTCTGGAGATCACCGGTCTGTCCGCCCACGCCGGGGAAACCGTTCTGCTCGACGACGTCTCACTGACCCTCGAACCGGGCCGCGTCCTCGTCGTGCTCGGCGCGTCCGGCGCGGGGAAGACCACCCTGGGCCTCGCCGCGACCGGACGGGCTCGCCCGGGGATCACGCTGTCCGGTTCGGTGCGGCTGGCCGGCTCCCCGCTGCTGGACCGGACCGCTACCGAACTGCGACGAGCCACGGCCGGGGTCGCCGGCCACCTGCCGCAGCAGCCGTCGGCGGTGCTGGACCCGGTCCGCCGCTGCGGGCCGGTGCTGGCCGAACTCGCCGCGCTTCACCACCACGGCCGCGCCGCGCGGCTCGCGGCGGCCCGCACCGCCTTGGCGGAGGCGGGACTCGAGTCGGAGCTGTGGCGCCGGTTCCCGCATCAGCTGTCCGGTGGGCAGCAGCAGCGCATGGCGCTGGCCACCACTCTCGTGACCAGGCCCCGGCTACTCGTGCTCGACGAGCCGACCAGTGGTCTCGACGCGGCGAACAGGACCGTGCTCACCGCCAGGCTCGCGGAGCTTTCCCGGTCCGGAACGGCGTTGCTGATCCTGACCCACGACCTCACGCTGGCGCGTGCGCTGGACGGCGACGTCGCCGAACTCCGCGACCACCGTCTGCACCCGTGCGAGGCCGTCCCCGGCCCCGTGCGCCTCGATGAGCCCGCGCCGCCGTCGCCGGCCTCGCCGGTACTCGTCGTTCGCGGACTCACGGTGCGCGCCGGGCGGACGGCCCTCGTCGAGGACGTCGACCTGGAGCTCGCGGCGGGCAGCCGCACCCTGATCACCGGGGTCTCGGGAGCGGGCAAGACGACCCTCGCCCGCGCGGTCGCCGGTCTGACCCCGCCGACCGCTGGCACGATCGAAGTCGACGGCGTCCGGCTCCCCCGCCTCGCCCGTCGTCGCGATCGCGCACAGCTGCGGGCCGTCCAGTACGTCCACCAGGACAGCCGCGCGTCCTTCGACGAGTTCCGTGAGGTGCTCGACCAGGTGGCCGACACCGCCCGTCTTCTTCGCGGCCTCGATCGCGAAGAAGCCCGGCTCGAAGCGACGGAGATCCTGGGATCCCTCGGCGTCGACCCGGACGGCCGCCGTCCCGGCTCGCTCTCCGGCGGCCAGCTCCAGCGCTGTGCCGTGGCCCGCGCGCTCCTGGCCCGCCCCAGGGTCCTCGTCTGCGACGAGACGACCTCCGCCCTCGACGCGGCCAACCGCGACCGGCTCTGGGATTTCGTGACCGCGACGGCGCTCCGGCACGGCATCGCGCTGCTCATGATCAGCCACGACACCGCGGCCGCCCCGTTCGCGGACGGCACGTTCACCATGTCCGGCGGGCGCCTTCGTCGAGGAGGACGGGCCTAG
- a CDS encoding ABC transporter substrate-binding protein: MTRHPLTRRRLLALAALAPLAACGTAPADTGRLRVAFAAGGSKETLDPAQVSLFVDQARAKALFDTLVAYNADTSLRPRLAESWESDAAGTRWRIRLRQAAFHDGRPVTADDVLYSFRRIADPALASSSRQYFAKVDFARSKALSPNEIELTLAAPDFEFPSGWGAPGAEIVPAGTTDFTAPVGSGPFRFVSFTPGGPAVFRKNESHWDGAPSVDELEFVPVSEEAARVNALLSGQVHYAHDLAAGTAARLAGDGRVSLLEAKGTTMQGLILRLTQPPFSDPRLVRAVLSGVDREALNRVALAGRGEIGNDLFGKGLRGYAADIPQRRRDVDLARSLVREAGAEGLAFAVETSDVDPGFATAATLISQQLKEIGLAATPNTRASSTYFSEIKTKGVAALTRTATLPVPTFLNQRFRTRGSNNVNGFGSPEFDALLDRATATADERARLALFGDAQRIVHESGGLLAWGFSTWTIAVSKRVSGVVTAPPNTFDWARFDRARLS; this comes from the coding sequence ATGACGCGTCATCCGCTCACCCGTCGGAGACTGCTGGCGCTGGCCGCGCTCGCGCCCCTGGCCGCCTGCGGGACCGCGCCGGCGGACACCGGCCGGCTGCGAGTGGCGTTCGCCGCGGGCGGGTCGAAGGAGACCCTCGACCCGGCCCAGGTTTCGCTCTTCGTCGATCAAGCGCGGGCCAAAGCACTCTTCGACACGCTGGTCGCCTACAACGCCGACACCTCCTTGCGGCCGCGGCTGGCGGAGTCCTGGGAAAGCGACGCCGCGGGCACGCGCTGGCGGATCCGGCTGCGGCAGGCGGCCTTCCACGACGGACGCCCGGTCACCGCGGACGACGTGCTCTACAGCTTCCGGCGGATCGCCGATCCCGCGCTGGCGTCCTCGTCGCGGCAATATTTCGCGAAGGTGGACTTCGCCCGCAGCAAAGCGTTGTCCCCCAACGAAATCGAGCTGACGCTGGCCGCGCCCGACTTCGAGTTCCCGTCGGGCTGGGGCGCTCCCGGCGCGGAGATCGTGCCGGCCGGGACGACGGACTTCACCGCGCCGGTAGGCTCCGGGCCGTTCCGGTTCGTCTCGTTCACTCCCGGCGGCCCGGCGGTTTTCCGCAAGAACGAGTCGCACTGGGACGGCGCGCCGAGCGTCGACGAGCTGGAATTCGTGCCGGTCAGCGAAGAAGCCGCGCGCGTCAACGCGTTGCTGTCCGGGCAGGTCCACTACGCCCACGACCTCGCGGCCGGAACCGCGGCCCGGCTGGCCGGCGACGGGCGCGTTTCGCTGCTCGAAGCCAAGGGAACGACGATGCAGGGCCTGATCCTGCGCCTGACCCAACCCCCGTTCTCCGACCCGAGGCTGGTGCGCGCCGTTCTGTCCGGAGTGGACAGAGAGGCGCTGAACCGCGTCGCACTGGCCGGACGTGGCGAGATCGGCAACGACCTGTTCGGCAAGGGGCTCCGCGGGTACGCCGCGGACATCCCCCAACGCCGCCGCGACGTCGACCTGGCCCGGTCGCTCGTCCGCGAGGCGGGCGCGGAGGGGCTGGCCTTCGCCGTCGAAACCAGCGACGTCGACCCGGGCTTCGCCACCGCGGCCACGCTGATTTCCCAGCAGCTCAAGGAGATCGGGCTCGCCGCCACGCCGAACACCCGCGCGTCGAGCACCTACTTCAGCGAGATCAAGACCAAGGGTGTCGCCGCGCTCACCCGCACGGCCACGCTGCCCGTCCCGACGTTCCTCAACCAGCGCTTCCGCACCCGCGGCTCGAACAACGTCAACGGCTTCGGCTCGCCGGAGTTCGACGCGCTCCTGGATCGCGCCACCGCCACCGCGGACGAACGGGCCAGGCTGGCCCTGTTCGGCGACGCGCAGCGGATCGTCCACGAATCGGGCGGTCTGCTCGCCTGGGGGTTCAGCACCTGGACGATCGCCGTGTCGAAGCGGGTTTCCGGGGTGGTGACGGCGCCACCGAACACCTTCGATTGGGCGCGGTTCGACCGCGCCCGGCTCTCCTGA
- a CDS encoding ABC transporter permease, which produces MPGHTVRRLGFAVVQAMFVLVATFAVTALLPGDAASVVLGEQATDEQVATVRQQLGLDRPLLDRFGSWLSGLVTGDLGRSLVTGAPVADEIVRRLAATAVLAGVTLLVLVPLALVVGVVCGLREGSRIDRALTAVTLFLHSIPEFVLGLLLVAGFAVHTGLLPATAAGTDPAALPEVFVLPVIVLVARQLCDVARQLRIGIAEQTRGPVAEHLRLLGLPERTVVLRHLLPAAAAPAVQQLARAVEGLLTGTVIVESLFAITGLGTGFVEAVQNRDIPQVQGYVLVFAGVVVLGNLVADLVAHRLTPRRELVTW; this is translated from the coding sequence GTGCCGGGTCACACCGTACGACGGCTGGGTTTCGCCGTGGTGCAGGCGATGTTCGTGCTGGTCGCGACGTTCGCCGTGACCGCGTTGCTCCCCGGCGACGCCGCCTCGGTCGTGCTCGGCGAACAGGCCACCGACGAGCAGGTGGCGACCGTCCGCCAGCAGCTCGGGCTCGACCGGCCGCTCCTCGACCGGTTCGGGAGCTGGCTTTCGGGGCTGGTCACCGGCGATCTCGGCCGGTCGCTCGTGACCGGCGCGCCGGTGGCCGACGAGATCGTCCGCCGCCTCGCCGCGACCGCGGTGCTCGCCGGGGTGACGCTGCTCGTGCTCGTACCGCTCGCGCTGGTCGTCGGAGTGGTCTGCGGGCTGCGCGAAGGATCGCGGATCGACCGGGCGCTCACCGCGGTCACGCTGTTCCTGCACTCGATCCCCGAGTTCGTCCTCGGCCTGCTGCTGGTCGCGGGATTCGCCGTGCACACCGGATTGCTTCCGGCCACCGCGGCCGGAACGGACCCGGCCGCGCTCCCCGAGGTGTTCGTGCTGCCGGTGATCGTGCTGGTCGCCCGGCAGCTGTGCGACGTCGCCCGGCAGCTGCGGATCGGGATCGCCGAACAGACCCGGGGGCCGGTGGCCGAGCATCTGCGCCTGCTCGGGCTCCCCGAACGCACCGTGGTGCTGCGGCATCTCCTGCCCGCCGCCGCCGCACCCGCCGTGCAGCAGCTCGCCCGCGCCGTCGAAGGACTGCTGACCGGCACGGTGATCGTCGAATCCCTGTTCGCGATCACCGGGCTCGGCACGGGTTTCGTCGAGGCCGTGCAGAACCGGGACATCCCGCAGGTGCAGGGCTACGTGCTGGTGTTCGCCGGCGTGGTCGTGCTCGGGAACCTCGTCGCCGACCTGGTCGCGCACCGGCTGACCCCGCGCCGGGAGCTGGTCACATGGTGA
- a CDS encoding cytosine permease produces MTIEESETRAAPTGLGATKETLEDYTLRFAPRTYRRWTPAVVGASALGGIAYMADFSIGAGIGLTHGTGNALLAIALAAVIIFVTGFPLAYYAARYNIDLDLITRGSGFGYYGSVLTSVIFASFTFIFFALEGSIMAQGLKYAIALPLWLGYLVSTLVIIPLVVYGMKVLAKLQSWTNPLWLLLMVAPLVFLVVKDPGSVQRWLSYEGEGGAGLSTAAIMLGAGVCLSLMGQIGEQVDYLRFMPPRTAENRRAWWTSMVLAGPGWVFFGAIKQAIGVFMAVYILDAVGKAAAVEPIEQFTGVFTEVMPAWLVVPLALVLVVLSQVKINVTNAYSGSLAWTNSFTRITKRYPGRLVFVLVNLAIALILMEADMFSFLNGILSFYSNCAMAWVVTVATDIAINKFVLGLSPKQPEFRRGMLFAVNPVGVVAFLGSSLLSISVYFGLFGPGPRPYSPLVAVVVAVVLTPLMAVLTRGRFYLRRTDDGLTEPILDEDGNPSGTHYGCEVCGEAYERPDMAASATGGTICSLCLSTDREGRHVLPA; encoded by the coding sequence ATGACCATCGAAGAATCGGAGACCCGTGCCGCGCCCACCGGCCTCGGCGCGACGAAGGAGACACTCGAGGACTACACCCTCCGATTCGCGCCGAGGACCTACCGTCGCTGGACACCGGCGGTGGTCGGTGCTTCCGCGTTGGGCGGGATCGCCTACATGGCGGATTTCTCGATCGGCGCCGGGATCGGCCTGACCCACGGCACGGGCAACGCGCTGCTGGCGATCGCCCTGGCGGCGGTGATCATCTTCGTGACCGGATTCCCGCTGGCCTACTACGCGGCCCGGTACAACATCGACCTCGACCTGATCACCCGCGGTTCAGGTTTCGGCTACTACGGTTCGGTGCTGACCAGCGTCATCTTCGCCAGTTTCACCTTCATCTTCTTCGCCCTCGAAGGCTCGATCATGGCGCAGGGCCTGAAGTACGCGATAGCGCTGCCGTTGTGGCTCGGCTACCTGGTGTCCACCCTGGTGATCATCCCGCTGGTCGTCTACGGCATGAAGGTGCTGGCGAAACTGCAGAGCTGGACGAATCCGCTGTGGCTGCTGCTGATGGTGGCCCCGCTGGTGTTCCTCGTCGTGAAGGATCCCGGTTCGGTCCAGCGGTGGCTGTCCTACGAAGGAGAGGGCGGGGCCGGGCTGAGCACGGCCGCGATCATGCTCGGTGCCGGCGTGTGCCTCTCGCTCATGGGGCAGATCGGAGAGCAGGTCGACTACCTGCGTTTCATGCCGCCACGCACGGCGGAGAACCGGCGCGCCTGGTGGACCTCGATGGTGCTGGCCGGGCCGGGCTGGGTGTTCTTCGGCGCGATCAAGCAGGCGATCGGCGTGTTCATGGCGGTCTACATCCTCGACGCGGTGGGCAAGGCGGCCGCCGTCGAGCCGATCGAGCAGTTCACCGGCGTGTTCACCGAGGTCATGCCGGCGTGGCTGGTGGTGCCACTGGCGCTGGTCCTGGTGGTGCTCAGCCAGGTCAAGATCAACGTCACCAACGCCTATTCCGGGTCGCTGGCGTGGACGAACTCCTTCACCCGGATCACGAAACGCTATCCGGGCAGGCTGGTGTTCGTGCTGGTGAATCTGGCCATCGCGCTGATCCTGATGGAAGCGGACATGTTCAGCTTCCTCAACGGCATCCTGAGCTTCTACTCGAACTGTGCGATGGCGTGGGTGGTCACCGTCGCCACCGACATCGCGATCAACAAGTTCGTGCTCGGGCTCTCGCCGAAACAGCCGGAGTTCCGGCGCGGGATGCTGTTCGCGGTCAACCCGGTCGGTGTCGTCGCGTTCCTGGGTTCCTCGCTCCTCTCGATCTCCGTCTACTTCGGACTCTTCGGGCCCGGACCCCGGCCGTACTCCCCGTTGGTCGCGGTGGTGGTCGCGGTCGTGCTGACCCCGCTGATGGCGGTGCTCACCCGAGGGCGTTTCTACCTGCGCCGCACCGATGACGGCCTCACCGAGCCGATACTGGACGAAGACGGCAATCCGAGCGGCACCCATTACGGCTGCGAGGTCTGCGGAGAGGCTTACGAGCGCCCCGACATGGCCGCGTCCGCCACCGGCGGGACGATCTGCTCGTTGTGCCTGAGCACGGACCGGGAAGGACGCCACGTCCTTCCCGCCTAG
- a CDS encoding trans-aconitate 2-methyltransferase — protein MDGKLAADWVRRWDVQQERYVADREERFTVLIDVVEHVCRDVAEPLVLDLGCGPGSLTTRLARRLPHARIVGVDDDPFLLALARATRPEQGGIEYVRADLAESGWLKWRPVDAAVSTTALHWLRPERLAEVYRDLAGALRAGGALVNGDHLYDEQPAIRELAEVVKERRAARAGVHANEDWKTWWAAAAADPALREHFTAEELRGISTGYGNRLSPQEHSRLLREAGFAEVAPVWQSGDDYVLAALR, from the coding sequence GTGGACGGGAAACTCGCGGCGGACTGGGTGCGCCGGTGGGACGTGCAGCAGGAACGCTATGTCGCCGACCGTGAAGAACGCTTCACCGTGTTGATCGACGTCGTCGAACACGTCTGCCGAGACGTCGCCGAGCCGCTGGTGCTGGACCTCGGCTGCGGTCCGGGCTCGCTGACCACCAGGCTCGCCCGGCGGTTGCCGCACGCCCGGATCGTCGGCGTCGACGACGACCCGTTCCTGCTCGCCCTCGCCAGGGCGACCCGGCCGGAGCAGGGCGGCATCGAGTACGTCCGGGCCGACCTCGCCGAAAGCGGCTGGCTGAAGTGGCGGCCGGTCGACGCCGCGGTCTCGACGACCGCCTTGCACTGGCTGCGCCCCGAGCGGCTCGCCGAGGTCTACCGCGACCTCGCCGGCGCGCTGAGGGCGGGCGGAGCGCTCGTCAACGGCGACCACCTCTACGACGAACAGCCGGCCATCCGCGAGCTCGCCGAGGTGGTCAAGGAGCGCCGCGCGGCCCGTGCCGGGGTCCACGCCAACGAGGACTGGAAGACCTGGTGGGCGGCGGCCGCCGCCGATCCCGCGCTGCGGGAGCACTTCACGGCCGAAGAGCTGCGCGGCATCTCGACCGGCTACGGCAACCGGCTCAGCCCGCAGGAGCACTCCAGGCTGCTCCGGGAGGCGGGCTTCGCGGAAGTGGCACCGGTGTGGCAGTCCGGCGACGACTACGTCCTGGCGGCGCTGCGCTGA
- a CDS encoding sodium:proton antiporter — MNLTLVVVLGVVSIVAVAAFSERLNVAAPLSLVLAGIGLSFLPGVPHPEIEPELILAGVLPPLLYSAAVNMPVVDFRRNIRPITGLAVLLVVGTTLGAGWLFHWLIPDIGWPAAFALGAVISPTDAVAATSVGRRLGLPPRLLTVLEGEGLVNDASALVLLRSAVAAVAGSVSVWGIVGQFFYAVVVAAGIGLLVGIVNVRVRALLGNAVLNTAISFVVPFIAFLPAEEAGASGVLAVVVAGLVTGHLAPRHLRATDRLAEAVNWRTAAFLLESAMFLLMGLSVKTLVDEVHEDGSSVGRALVIGLAASALVIVARIVFVGPLVGGLYREQRKAARFKPRLETTQAVLRGDESNPAVTERLDKASPRRVAHFRKRLDRAAADVEFRLTETLGWRGGVVLGWAGMRGAITLAAAQTLPQDTPDRALLVLIAYVVATTTLLVQGMTLPAVIRAARVPSEDPGRLRREYVRLTTELADAAKSLLDDPALEDPGNGPFVDRVVDRVRSDVRVPPEAPGDRPAPEQIEQYLRLRLRVLTEQSERLQHARSRGAYSSEALSRAQTALDVEMARLEQLADRPAS; from the coding sequence GTGAACCTGACTCTCGTCGTCGTACTCGGTGTCGTCAGCATCGTCGCGGTGGCCGCGTTCTCCGAGCGGCTCAACGTGGCCGCTCCGCTGAGCCTCGTGCTGGCCGGTATCGGCCTGAGCTTCCTGCCGGGCGTCCCGCATCCGGAGATCGAACCCGAGCTGATCCTCGCCGGGGTGCTCCCGCCGCTGCTGTATTCGGCGGCGGTGAACATGCCGGTGGTCGACTTCCGGCGGAACATCCGGCCGATCACCGGTCTCGCGGTGCTGCTCGTGGTGGGGACGACCTTGGGCGCGGGCTGGCTGTTCCACTGGCTGATCCCGGACATCGGCTGGCCCGCCGCGTTCGCGCTCGGCGCGGTCATCAGCCCCACCGACGCCGTCGCCGCGACGTCCGTCGGAAGGAGGCTCGGCCTGCCGCCCCGGCTGCTGACCGTGCTCGAAGGCGAAGGGCTCGTCAACGACGCCTCCGCGCTCGTGCTGCTGCGGTCGGCCGTCGCCGCGGTCGCCGGGTCGGTCTCCGTCTGGGGCATCGTGGGGCAGTTCTTCTACGCGGTCGTCGTGGCGGCCGGCATCGGGCTCCTCGTCGGGATCGTCAACGTCCGCGTGCGTGCGTTGCTGGGCAACGCCGTACTCAACACCGCGATCTCCTTCGTGGTCCCGTTCATCGCCTTCCTGCCCGCCGAAGAGGCCGGAGCCTCGGGCGTGCTCGCGGTCGTCGTCGCCGGTCTGGTGACCGGCCACCTCGCACCGCGGCACCTGCGCGCGACGGATCGGCTCGCCGAGGCCGTCAACTGGCGCACCGCCGCTTTCCTGCTGGAGAGCGCGATGTTCCTGCTCATGGGGCTCAGCGTCAAAACCCTCGTCGACGAGGTGCACGAGGACGGTTCGAGCGTCGGGCGCGCGCTCGTCATCGGTCTGGCCGCGTCGGCGCTGGTCATCGTCGCGCGCATCGTCTTCGTCGGGCCCTTGGTCGGCGGCCTGTATCGCGAGCAGCGGAAAGCCGCCCGGTTCAAGCCCCGGCTGGAAACGACGCAGGCGGTGCTGCGGGGCGACGAGTCGAATCCCGCCGTCACCGAGCGGCTGGACAAGGCGTCGCCGAGGCGGGTGGCGCATTTCCGGAAACGGCTCGACCGTGCCGCCGCCGACGTCGAGTTCCGGCTCACCGAGACACTGGGCTGGCGCGGCGGCGTGGTGCTCGGCTGGGCGGGGATGCGCGGCGCGATCACCCTCGCGGCGGCGCAGACCCTGCCCCAGGACACCCCGGACCGCGCACTGCTGGTCCTGATCGCCTACGTGGTGGCGACCACGACCCTGCTGGTCCAGGGAATGACGTTGCCTGCGGTGATCCGCGCGGCGCGCGTGCCGTCGGAGGACCCTGGCCGGTTGCGGCGCGAGTACGTCCGGCTCACGACCGAGCTGGCCGACGCGGCGAAGTCCCTTTTGGACGATCCCGCCCTGGAGGATCCGGGCAACGGGCCCTTCGTCGACCGGGTCGTGGACCGGGTGCGCTCGGACGTGCGCGTCCCGCCCGAGGCGCCGGGCGACCGTCCGGCTCCTGAACAGATCGAGCAGTACCTGCGGCTGCGCTTGCGGGTCCTGACCGAACAGTCCGAACGCCTCCAGCACGCCCGGTCGAGGGGCGCCTACAGCTCGGAGGCGCTGAGCCGGGCCCAGACCGCCCTCGACGTCGAGATGGCCCGGCTGGAGCAGCTGGCGGACAGGCCGGCTTCCTGA
- a CDS encoding ABC transporter permease has translation MVSRALGWSLLAIPLLLAVAGPVLAGPVVSVGAPWQAPAAAHPLGTDVLGRDALTVILAGGLPVIGMTVAALLLAYLAGVPLGLVAAGRGRLADETVMRSLDLVLAFPSLLVLMVLAATGHRGPGVLIPAVAFLQVPAITRVVRAAALAPGCRTAVEALTLQGRPWWRIQLGYVARHVTGPVATDAGTRLGVVLYLLASANFLGLGLPADSPDWAVVIERNSEALYTAPAVVLVPAALLMALCVGTNLVTDRLLAARRVIP, from the coding sequence ATGGTGAGCCGGGCGCTCGGGTGGTCGCTGCTCGCGATACCGCTCCTGCTCGCGGTGGCCGGGCCGGTGCTCGCGGGCCCCGTGGTGTCGGTCGGCGCGCCCTGGCAGGCGCCGGCCGCCGCGCATCCGCTCGGCACCGACGTCCTCGGCCGCGACGCGCTCACGGTGATCCTCGCGGGCGGGCTGCCCGTGATCGGCATGACCGTCGCCGCGCTCCTGCTCGCTTATCTGGCCGGGGTGCCGCTCGGTCTCGTCGCGGCCGGGCGCGGACGGCTCGCCGACGAAACCGTGATGCGCTCCCTCGATCTCGTGCTGGCCTTCCCGTCGCTGCTGGTGCTCATGGTGCTCGCCGCGACCGGGCACCGCGGGCCCGGTGTGCTCATCCCGGCCGTGGCCTTCCTCCAGGTACCGGCGATCACCCGCGTGGTGCGGGCCGCGGCCTTGGCGCCCGGCTGCCGTACCGCCGTGGAAGCCCTGACCCTGCAAGGAAGACCGTGGTGGCGTATCCAGCTCGGATACGTCGCCCGGCACGTCACCGGCCCGGTCGCGACCGACGCCGGCACCAGGCTCGGCGTGGTGCTCTATCTGCTGGCGTCGGCGAACTTCCTCGGCCTCGGCCTGCCCGCCGACTCCCCGGACTGGGCCGTGGTCATCGAACGCAACAGCGAGGCCCTCTACACCGCGCCCGCGGTGGTGCTCGTGCCCGCCGCGCTGCTGATGGCGTTGTGCGTGGGCACGAACCTCGTCACCGACCGGCTGCTCGCCGCCCGGCGGGTGATCCCGTGA